One segment of Solanum lycopersicum chromosome 1, SLM_r2.1 DNA contains the following:
- the LOC104647874 gene encoding uncharacterized protein, translated as MMIDEHMLIKVGLFILVQGLVYLILSKSSNIFSKTQRSYSFKTVRSLSIRRIAAALADLPVGGEPSPSSFKDHQLKSSKSFKLFKDNN; from the coding sequence ATGATGATCGATGAACATATGTTGATCAAAGTAGGACTATTTATTTTAGTCCAAGGTTTGGTTTATTTGATTCTATCAAAATCTTCAAACATATTCTCCAAGACACAGAGATCATACAGCTTTAAAACAGTTCGTTCTTTAAGTATTCGCCGGATTGCTGCTGCACTCGCCGACTTACCTGTCGGCGGTGAGCCATCTCCCTCTTCCTTCAAAGATCATCAGTTGAAGTCTTCTAAGTCTTTCAAATTATTCAAAGATAACAATTag
- the LOC104647880 gene encoding uncharacterized protein: MEIDENMLVKIGLFIFVQALVYLILSKSSNVFSKTQRSYSFKTARSVSIRRMAAALADIPAGGELSPTNSKDLTSSISFKHT, translated from the coding sequence ATGGAGATTGATGAAAATATGTTGGTAAAAATAGGTCTCTTTATTTTTGTCCAAGCTTtggtttatttgattttatcaaagTCTTCAAATGTATTCTCCAAGACACAAAGATCTTACAGCTTCAAAACGGCTCGTTCCGTCAGCATTCGCCGGATGGCCGCCGCGCTAGCCGACATACCTGCCGGTGGTGAACTATCTCCGACTAATTCCAAGGACTTGACCTCTTCTATTTCATTCAAACacacataa
- the LOC112941582 gene encoding VQ motif-containing protein 25-like, which produces MDRKMKQITTGATTSPSCCKNNYKMNRDSHSISKLKPKIRIIHIIAPEIIKTDVENFRDLVQRLTGKNATREVKGKKAKKERKKIESQQKQQQRQREEDQQQHMMMMNMLHQSNNYRMKEEESSSHEEGIYGSTIENSSNGFLSGFGSMEGFIQDLGHDQYPLFPNFKPTQINMFGEMPLC; this is translated from the coding sequence ATGGATCGAAAGATGAAGCAAATAACCACAGGTGCGACCACTAGTCCAAGTTGTTGTAAGAACAATTATAAGATGAATAGAGATTCACATTCAATATCCAAATTGAAGCCAAAAATACGAATAATTCATATAATAGCACCAGAGATTATCAAAACAGACGTAGAGAATTTTCGTGATCTTGTACAAAGGCTAACGGGGAAGAATGCTACACGTGAAGTCAAAGGGAAAAAGGCaaaaaaagagaggaagaagatagaatcacaacaaaaacaacaacaacgacaacgaGAAGAagatcaacaacaacatatgatgatgatgaacaTGTTGCATCAAAGTAATAATTATAGGATGAAAGAGGAAGAAAGTAGTAGTCATGAAGAAGGTATATATGGAAGTACTATtgaaaattcatcaaatggatttTTAAGTGGTTTTGGATCAATGGAAGGATTTATTCAAGACTTAGGTCATGATCAATATCCTCTATTTCCTAATTTCAAGCCTACTCAAATTAATATGTTTGGTGAGATGCCCCTTTgctaa
- the LOC101248709 gene encoding GTP 3',8-cyclase, mitochondrial isoform X1: MIEMLNNGQVELLRQPTEVFHVSPVFLAFRKTEGQLHVFYFQLAASRPSFLASFSSRASLLSASSSGQNITASHHNGSLSKMYSTSCETLSEDPSKDRAISDMLIDSFGRMHTYLRISLTERCNLRCHYCMPAEGVELTPSPQLLSREEIVRLASLFVSSGVDKIRLTGGEPTIRKDIEELCLELSSLKGLKTLAMTTNGITLGKKLPKLKDSGLNLVNISLDTLVPAKFEFMTRRKGHGRVMESIDAAVKLGYNPVKVNCVVMRGFNDDEICDFVDLTRERPINVRFIEFMPFDGNVWNVKKLVPYAEMLDKVVEKFTGLQRIQDHRTETAKNFRIDGHQGSVSFITSMTEHFCAGCNRLRLLADGNFKVCLFGPSEVSLRDPIRLGEGDDKLREIIGAAVKRKKASHAGMFDLAKTPNRPMIHIGG; encoded by the exons ATGATTGAGATGTTAAATAATGGACAAGTTGAGCTGCTCAGGCAGCCAACAGAGGTGTTTCACGTGTCTCCTGTTTTTTTGGCATTTAGGAAAACGGAAGGACAGCTACATGTATTTTATTTCCAGCTGGCAGCATCCAGGCCCTCTTTCTTG GCTAGCTTTTCATCTAGAGCATCATTACTATCTGCAAGCAGCAGTGGTCAAAATATAACTGCTAGTCATCACAATGGGTCCTTGTCAAAGATGTATTCAACTTCATGCGAGACACTATCAGAAGATCCATCCAAAGATAGAGCTATTTCTGACATGTTGATCGATTCATTTGGAAGGATGCACACATATTTGAGAATATCATTGACTGAACGGTGTAATCTACGGTGCCACTACTGTATGCCAGCTGAGGGTGTAGAACTCACCCCTAGCCCTCAACTTCTATCTCGGGAGGAGATTGTTCGCTTAGCAAGTTTGTTTGTTAGCTCTGGAGTGGATAAAATTCGTTTGACTGGTGGGGAACCAACTATTAGGAAGGATATTGAAGAACTTTGCTTAGAACTGTCAAGCTTGAAGGGGCTCAAAACCCTGGCGATGACAACAAATGGGATTACTCTGGGAAAAAAACTTCCAAAGCTGAAAGACTCTGGACTTAATCTGGTGAACATAAGCTTAGACACATTGGTTCCAGCAAAATTTGAGTTTATGACTAGGCGCAAAGGGCATGGAAGAGTAATGGAGTCAATTGATGCTGCAGTAAAGCTTGGTTATAATCCTGTCAAA GTAAATTGTGTTGTAATGCGTGGATTCAATGATGATGAAATTTGTGATTTCGTTGACTTGACACGCGAAAGGCCAATCAATGTCCGGTTTATTGAGTTTATGCCGTTTGATGGGAATGTTTGGAATGTCAAGAAGCTAGTACCTTATGCTGAAATGTTGGACAAAGTG GTTGAAAAATTTACAGGGCTTCAGAGAATTCAAGATCATCGCACAGAGACAGCTAAGAATTTCAGGATAGATGGGCATCAAGGCTCTGTTTCATTTATTACATCAATGACTGAGCATTTCTGTGCTGGTTGTAACAGACTGCGACTTTTAGCTGATGGAAACTTTAAAGTTTGCCTTTTTGGTCCCTCAGAG GTGAGCTTGAGGGATCCTATTCGTCTGGGCGAGGGTGATGATAAACTCAGGGAGATCATTGGGGCTGCG GTCAAAAGGAAGAAAGCTTCTCATGCCGGGATGTTTGATCTCGCCAAAACTCCAAATAGACCGATGATACATATCGGTGGATAA
- the LOC101248709 gene encoding GTP 3',8-cyclase, mitochondrial isoform X2 yields the protein MRPSIFRFFHWHLRHNSLTSASFSSRASLLSASSSGQNITASHHNGSLSKMYSTSCETLSEDPSKDRAISDMLIDSFGRMHTYLRISLTERCNLRCHYCMPAEGVELTPSPQLLSREEIVRLASLFVSSGVDKIRLTGGEPTIRKDIEELCLELSSLKGLKTLAMTTNGITLGKKLPKLKDSGLNLVNISLDTLVPAKFEFMTRRKGHGRVMESIDAAVKLGYNPVKVNCVVMRGFNDDEICDFVDLTRERPINVRFIEFMPFDGNVWNVKKLVPYAEMLDKVVEKFTGLQRIQDHRTETAKNFRIDGHQGSVSFITSMTEHFCAGCNRLRLLADGNFKVCLFGPSEVSLRDPIRLGEGDDKLREIIGAAVKRKKASHAGMFDLAKTPNRPMIHIGG from the exons ATGCGGCCTTCTATCTTCAGATTCTTCCACTGGCATCTCCGTCACAACTCCTTGACCTCG GCTAGCTTTTCATCTAGAGCATCATTACTATCTGCAAGCAGCAGTGGTCAAAATATAACTGCTAGTCATCACAATGGGTCCTTGTCAAAGATGTATTCAACTTCATGCGAGACACTATCAGAAGATCCATCCAAAGATAGAGCTATTTCTGACATGTTGATCGATTCATTTGGAAGGATGCACACATATTTGAGAATATCATTGACTGAACGGTGTAATCTACGGTGCCACTACTGTATGCCAGCTGAGGGTGTAGAACTCACCCCTAGCCCTCAACTTCTATCTCGGGAGGAGATTGTTCGCTTAGCAAGTTTGTTTGTTAGCTCTGGAGTGGATAAAATTCGTTTGACTGGTGGGGAACCAACTATTAGGAAGGATATTGAAGAACTTTGCTTAGAACTGTCAAGCTTGAAGGGGCTCAAAACCCTGGCGATGACAACAAATGGGATTACTCTGGGAAAAAAACTTCCAAAGCTGAAAGACTCTGGACTTAATCTGGTGAACATAAGCTTAGACACATTGGTTCCAGCAAAATTTGAGTTTATGACTAGGCGCAAAGGGCATGGAAGAGTAATGGAGTCAATTGATGCTGCAGTAAAGCTTGGTTATAATCCTGTCAAA GTAAATTGTGTTGTAATGCGTGGATTCAATGATGATGAAATTTGTGATTTCGTTGACTTGACACGCGAAAGGCCAATCAATGTCCGGTTTATTGAGTTTATGCCGTTTGATGGGAATGTTTGGAATGTCAAGAAGCTAGTACCTTATGCTGAAATGTTGGACAAAGTG GTTGAAAAATTTACAGGGCTTCAGAGAATTCAAGATCATCGCACAGAGACAGCTAAGAATTTCAGGATAGATGGGCATCAAGGCTCTGTTTCATTTATTACATCAATGACTGAGCATTTCTGTGCTGGTTGTAACAGACTGCGACTTTTAGCTGATGGAAACTTTAAAGTTTGCCTTTTTGGTCCCTCAGAG GTGAGCTTGAGGGATCCTATTCGTCTGGGCGAGGGTGATGATAAACTCAGGGAGATCATTGGGGCTGCG GTCAAAAGGAAGAAAGCTTCTCATGCCGGGATGTTTGATCTCGCCAAAACTCCAAATAGACCGATGATACATATCGGTGGATAA
- the LOC101249011 gene encoding citrate synthase, mitochondrial — MVFYRSVSLLSKLRSRAVQQSNVSNSVRWLQVQTSSGLDLRSELQELIPEQQDRLKKIKSEYGKVQLGNITVDMVLGGMRGMTGLLWETSLLDPDEGIRFRGLSIPECQKVLPAAKPGGEPLPEGLLWLLLTGKVPSKEQVNSLSQELRSRATIPDHVYKTIDALPVTAHPMTQFATGVMALQVQSEFQKAYEKGIHKSKFWEPTYEDSMNLIAQVPLVAAYVYRRMYKNGDTIPKDESLDYGANFAHMLGFSSSEMHELMRLYVTIHSDHEGGNVSAHTGHLVASALSDPYLSFAAALNGLAGPLHGLANQEVLLWIKSVVEECGENISKEQLKDYVWKTLNSGKVVPGFGHGVLRKTDPRYTCQREFAMKHLPKDPLFQLVSKLYEVVPPVLTELGKVKNPWPNVDAHSGVLLNYYGLTEARYYTVLFGVSRALGICSQLIWDRALGLPLERPKSVTMEWLEKQCKKA, encoded by the exons ATGGTGTTCTACCGTAGCGTTTCGTTGCTGTCAAAGCTCCGCTCTCGAGCG GTCCAACAGTCAAATGTTAGCAATTCTGTGCGCTGGCTTCAAGTCCAAACCTCTTCTGGTCTT GATCTGCGTTCTGAGCTGCAAGAATTGATTCCTGAACAACAG GATCGCCTGAAAAAGATCAAGTCAGAATATGGAAAGGTTCAATTGGGGAACATCACAGTTGATATG gTTCTTGGTGGAATGAGAGGAATGACAGGATTACTGTGGGAAACCTCATTACTTGACCCTGATGAG GGAATTCGCTTCCGGGGGTTGTCTATTCCTGAATGCCAAAAGGTATTACCTGCAGCAAAGCCTGGGGGTGAGCCCTTGCCTGAAGGTCTTCTCTGGCTTCTCTTAACAGGAAAG GTGCCATCAAAAGAGCAAGTGAATTCATTGTCTCAGGAATTGCGGAGTCGGGCTACTATCCCTG ATCATGTATACAAAACTATTGATGCCTTACCAGTCACAGCTCATCCAATGACCCAGTTTGCTACTGGAGTCATGGCTCTTCAg GTTCAAAGTGAATTTCAAAAGGCATACGAGAAAGGGATTCACAAATCAAA GTTTTGGGAACCAACATATGAGGATTCCATGAATCTGATTGCTCAAGTACCACTTGTTGCTGCTTATGTTTATCGCAG GATGTACAAGAATGGCGACACTATACCTAAGGATGAATCCCTGGATTATGGTGCAAATTTTGCTCACATGCTTGGTTTCAGTAGCTCTGAAATGCATGAACTTATGAGGCTCTATGTCACAATACACAG TGATCATGAAGGTGGTAATGTCAGTGCTCACACTGGTCACTTG GTTGCTAGTGCTTTGTCGGATCCTTACCTCTCCTTTGCTGCTGCTTTGAATGGTTTAGCCGGACCACTTCATGGTTTAGCCAATCAG GAAGTTTTGCTATGGATAAAATCTGTTGTAGAAGAATGTGGGGAGAACATTTccaaagagcagttgaaagactaCGTTTGGAAAACATTGAACAGTGGCAAG GTTGTCCCTGGTTTTGGACATGGAGTTCTGCGAAAGACTGATCCAAGATATACATGCCAGAGAGAGTTCGCTATGAAGCATTTGCCCAAAGATCCACTGTTTCAACTG GTTTCAAAACTCTACGAAGTTGTTCCTCCTGTTCTTACAGAACTTGGCAAA GTTAAAAACCCTTGGCCAAATGTTGATGCCCATAGTGGTGTGTTGTTGAACTATTATGGTTTAACTGAAGCAAG ATATTATACTGTCCTCTTTGGCGTATCAAGAGCTCTTGGCATTTGTTCTCAG CTAATTTGGGACCGAGCTCTTGGATTGCCGCTAGAGAGGCCAAAGAGTGTCACCATGGAGTGGCTTGAGAAGCAGTGCAAGAAAGCTTGA